The Erigeron canadensis isolate Cc75 chromosome 4, C_canadensis_v1, whole genome shotgun sequence genome window below encodes:
- the LOC122597451 gene encoding root phototropism protein 3-like — protein MLDSESESNVARNYNNGVLNTSDQGVQSDKFEQRGQSWYVVTDIPSDLIVQVGEISFHLHKFPLLSKSGKMNRIIYESREKDLKRVFLDDLPGGSEAFGLVARFCYGIDIDLTANVISGLRCAAEYLEMTEDFEEGNLIFKTEAFLNYVVLSSWKDSIMVLKSCEKLSPWVENLQIVRRCSESVAWKACTDPTGVRWKCSENQKESSPNKTSVFSKWWCEDISVLRIDHFVRVISAVKVKGMKHELMGAAIMHYATKYLPGMIEESSSGSVEEVANKWNGGLQMIIAVNKGNHCSSPKGQRQRTIIESLISIIPPQKDSVSCSFLLRLLRIANMVNVSPALVTELEKRVGMQLEQATLVDLLIPSYNRSETMYDVDLVQRIVEHFLIHEQMEISSPGKESMVKNDEETQRGNESSKKLTVAKLVDSYLAEVSRDKNLSLTKFKVLAEALPESTRSCEDGIYRAIDSYLKAHPMLLEHERRRLCRVMDCQKLSMDACTHAAQNERLPVRTVVQVILSEQIKLNNMLANVSFKESADPQHQPIIQNRKTSLEEAPQSFQAGWATAKKDIDTLKFDLETVKTKYLELQHDVEVLQRQNEKVIKIKHQSAWSSGWKKLSRMTKITTIENGETGSQSNTEPAVKTPRRWRNSVS, from the exons ATGTTggattctgaatctgaatcaAATGTTGCAAGAAACTATAACAATGGAGTCCTTAATACTAGTGATCAAGGTGTTCAAAGTGACAAGTTTGAACAAAGAGGTCAATCTTG GTATGTTGTAACTGATATCCCAAGTGATTTGATAGTTCAAGTTGGTGAAATTAGCTTCCATTTACACAAG TTTCCCCTGCTTTCTAAAAGTGGGAAAATGAACAGAATTATATATGAATCAAgagaaaaagacttgaaaagggtATTCCTAGATGATTTACCGGGTGGGTCTGAAGCTTTTGGACTAGTTGCAAGATTCTGCTACGGAATCGACATTGACTTGACTGCCAATGTGATTTCTGGCCTCCGGTGTGCTGCTGAATACCTCGAGATGACAGAGGATTTCGAAGAAGGAAACTTGATTTTCAAAACAGAAGCTTTTCTAAACTATGTAGTTTTATCTTCATGGAAAGATTCAATAATGGTGCTCAAAAGTTGCGAAAAGTTGTCTCCATGGGTTGAAAATCTTCAAATTGTTAGAAGGTGTAGTGAATCGGTTGCATGGAAGGCCTGCACCGACCCCACTGGAGTTCGTTGGAAGTGCAGTGAAAACCAGAAAGAGTCGAGCCCAAATAAGACCTCGGTGTTTTCTAAATGGTGGTGTGAAGACATTTCTGTTCTTAGAATCGATCATTTTGTTCGTGTGATTAGTGCAGTTAAAGTAAAAGGTATGAAACATGAGCTGATGGGAGCTGCAATCATGCATTATGCTACGAAATATCTTCCAGGAATGATCGAGGAGAGTTCTTCTGGTTCGGTTGAAGAGGTTGCTAATAAATGGAATGGTGGGCTGCAAATGATCATAGCAGTGAATAAAGGTAACCATTGTTCGAGCCCAAAAGGGCAACGTCAACGAACAATTATCGAGAGCCTGATAAGCATAATTCCACCACAAAAGGATAGTGTTTCGTGCAGCTTTCTTCTCCGGTTATTGAGAATTGCAAACATGGTTAACGTATCACCAGCTTTGGTTACTGAACTCGAGAAACGGGTTgggatgcagcttgaacaagcTACATTGGTTGATCTTTTGATCCCTTCTTATAACAGAAGTGAAACTATGTATGATGTTGATCTTGTTCAACGAATTGTGGAGCATTTTTTGATTCATGAACAGATGGAAATCTCGAGTCCTGGAAAGGAATCAATGGTCAAGAATGATGAAGAGACTCAAAGGGGTAATGAATCGAGTAAGAAACTGACAGTTGCGAAACTCGTGGATAGTTATCTTGCTGAAGTTTCACGTGACAAAAACCTTTCTTTAACAAAGTTTAAGGTCTTGGCAGAGGCATTGCCAGAATCGACAAGAAGTTGCGAGGATGGCATATATCGTGCCATTGATTCTTATTTAAAG GCTCATCCTATGCTCTTGGAACATGAAAGAAGGAGGCTATGTCGAGTCATGGACTGCCAAAAGCTCTCCATGGATGCGTGCACACATGCTGCCCAAAACGAAAGGCTTCCTGTTAGAACCGTAGTGCAAGTCATACTCTCTGAGCAAATAAAGCTGAACAATATGTTAGCCAACGTTTCCTTCAAAGAATCCGCTGATCCACAACACCAACCCATTATTCAAAACAGAAAAACATCACTAGAAGAAGCACCACAATCGTTTCAAGCCGGATGGGCAACTGCTAAAAAGGACATTGACACACTCAAATTTGATCTAGAAACCGTGAAAACAAAGTACTTAgagcttcaacatgatgtggagGTTTTGCAGAGGCAAAATGAAAAGGTAATTAAGATAAAACACCAATCTGCATGGTCGAGTGGATGGAAGAAGCTAAGTAGGATGACCAAGATTACAACTATTGAGAATGGGGAAACTGGATCGCAAAGTAACACAGAACCGGCCGTTAAAACACCAAGAAGGTGGAGGAATTCGGTCTCATGA
- the LOC122597452 gene encoding collagen alpha-1(IX) chain-like — translation MIGVVVNGGNGGNVGSVGFGRVVGIGNVGRPGAPGIPGIVGRPGAPGRPGIVGRPGAPGRPGIVGRPGAPGRPGIVGRPGAPGRPGIVGRPGVPGRPGNVGRPGVCGIVGNGKVGVEPGIVKRRRAIGVWRLPEMIKVAKREKMMRVVEAISGGVKIPGNDGGLVLPVGRGKLGSDGIPPPVDGVKGGSVGSDVDGVAGNVVGIPVGTPGKPGTVKRLRPMVAWRLLMKTRVTKRESIMSFVEAIYLVCVCFDLELKY, via the exons ATGATAGGAGTAGTAGTAAATGGAGGCAATGGTGGGAATGTGGGTAGTGTGGGGTTTGGTAGAGTTGTTGGAATTGGGAATGTAGGAAGGCCAGGGGCTCCCGGAATACCGGGGATTGTAGGGAGGCCAGGGGCTCCGGGAAGACCAGGGATTGTAGGAAGGCCAGGGGCTCCGGGAAGACCGGGGATTGTAGGAAGGCCAGGGGCTCCGGGAAGACCGGGGATTGTAGGAAGGCCAGGGGCTCCAGGAAGACCGGGGATTGTAGGAAGGCCAGGGGTTCCGGGAAGACCTGGGAATGTAGGAAGGCCAGGGGTTTGTGGGATTGTAGGAAATGGGAAAGTCGGTGTGGAACCAGGGATAGTCAAGAGGCGACGGGCCATTGGGGTTTGGAGGTTGCCGGAGATGATTAAAGTGGCTAAGAGAGAAAAGATGATGAGGGTGGTGGAAGCCATTT CGGGAGGAGTGAAGATCCCGGGGAACGATGGAGGACTAGTACTGCCAGTTGGAAGAGGGAAGTTGGGAAGTGATGGGATTCCTCCTCCTGTTGATGGAGTAAAAGGAGGGAGTGTTGGAAGTGATGTTGATGGCGTTGCTGGGAATGTTGTAGGGATCCCAGTTGGCACACCGGGGAAGCCTGGAACGGTTAAGAGACTACGGCCCATGGTGGCTTGGAGGTTGCTTATGAAAACGAGAGTAACAAAGAGAGAGAGCATTATGAGCTTTGTGGAAGCCATTTACTTggtgtgtgtttgttttgatTTGGAGTTGAAGTATTGA
- the LOC122598138 gene encoding uncharacterized protein LOC122598138, which yields MAMKSVLLLITLLVVVFVAPKANAIAVEIGGTALCPLNGTINLNITTNVTVPPLPIANATVRVSIAGIEIGPTGLTDSLGQFSVSFIRSVITALSNLLNLTTITITPPPGACNSTLPVNTILQSVQPLQLVRQTNVSIQLNVTGLRLAKLNNV from the exons ATGGCAATGAAATCTGTTCTCTTGTTGATCACCCTTTTGGTAGTTGTTTTTGTGGCACCAAAAGCCAATGCTATTGCTGTAGAAATCGGTGGAACTGCACTTTGCCCTTTGAATGGCACCATTAATCTTAATATTACTACCAATGTCACAGTCCCACCTCTTCCTATCGCAA ATGCTACAGTCCGAGTATCAATTGCCGGTATTGAAATTGGACCAACAGGATTAACAGATTCACTAGGACAATTCAGTGTAAGTTTCATTCGATCTGTGATAACGGCTCTTAGTAACCTGCTAAACCTTACCACCATTACTATTACTCCACCACCCGGGGCATGCAATTCAACCCTACCAGTTAACACCATTCTACAATCCGTCCAGCCATTACAATTGGTAAGGCAAACCAATGTTTCTATTCAGTTGAATGTGACAGGACTCAGACTTGCTAAACTTAATAATGTATGA